A window from Bacteroidales bacterium encodes these proteins:
- a CDS encoding NUDIX domain-containing protein gives MSKEAWVFISGGLFYIIFGVYFIYELIYKKIKNLKYKDEEWLPIVDENGNVKGKAPRSLCHKNKKLLHPVIHLHVINSKNQIFLQKRPMFKKVQPGKWDTAVGGHISIDETLEEALKRETLEEIGISNFEAKFLTKYKWESEIENELVFMFITKKEKIENFNLNEIDDGKFWSINQIEINLGKEIFTPNFEYEFDILLKRNILNIKLSAI, from the coding sequence ATGTCAAAAGAAGCATGGGTATTTATTAGCGGTGGTTTATTTTATATTATATTCGGAGTATATTTTATTTATGAATTGATTTACAAGAAAATAAAAAATTTAAAATATAAGGATGAGGAATGGCTTCCAATAGTAGATGAAAACGGGAATGTTAAAGGAAAAGCACCCCGCTCACTTTGTCATAAAAATAAAAAACTTTTACATCCTGTTATACATTTGCATGTAATTAATAGTAAAAACCAAATATTTCTGCAAAAACGTCCGATGTTTAAAAAAGTTCAACCGGGCAAATGGGATACAGCTGTTGGAGGACATATTAGTATAGATGAAACACTTGAAGAAGCATTAAAAAGAGAAACACTCGAAGAAATAGGAATAAGTAATTTTGAAGCAAAATTTCTTACCAAATACAAATGGGAAAGCGAAATAGAAAACGAACTTGTATTTATGTTTATTACAAAAAAAGAAAAAATTGAAAATTTTAATCTAAATGAAATTGATGATGGTAAGTTCTGGTCAATTAATCAAATTGAGATTAATCTTGGAAAAGAAATTTTTACTCCTAATTTTGAATATGAATTTGATATTTTATTAAAACGTAATATTCTTAATATTAAACTCAGTGCGATATAA